One window from the genome of Elusimicrobiota bacterium encodes:
- a CDS encoding N-acetylmuramoyl-L-alanine amidase — MKNMNAWNRFCPVLLAAALAFPASAMNPASPLPPAPNQPMAPVILDPGHGGDDEGAIVRGVREKDLALVFARKLKARLARNADLPVVLTRDSDRYVTLDDRLVDSVDQSGSIFVSLHLNQVKGKKASGAIVYSYGPEKLRKWRKRRHPSVPPMPAPPRGQASDSARLARTFSRALRADGFKAEASRSDYYVLKNPAAPSVLIELGYLNNPDEAAKLVDGAYQDRMVDSLAKAIEEYATARSLRVDIPVATKVAVKR, encoded by the coding sequence ATGAAGAATATGAACGCGTGGAACCGCTTTTGCCCGGTCCTCCTGGCCGCCGCCCTGGCCTTCCCCGCGTCCGCCATGAACCCGGCCTCGCCGCTGCCGCCCGCGCCCAACCAGCCCATGGCGCCGGTGATCCTCGACCCCGGCCACGGCGGCGACGACGAGGGCGCGATCGTCCGCGGCGTGAGGGAGAAGGACCTGGCCCTCGTCTTCGCCCGCAAGCTCAAGGCCCGCCTCGCCCGCAACGCTGACCTTCCCGTCGTCCTGACGCGCGACAGCGACCGCTACGTCACGCTCGACGACCGCCTCGTCGACAGCGTGGACCAGAGCGGCTCGATCTTCGTCTCCCTGCATCTCAATCAAGTGAAGGGCAAGAAGGCCTCCGGCGCCATCGTCTACAGCTACGGCCCGGAGAAGCTGCGCAAGTGGCGCAAGCGCCGCCACCCGAGCGTGCCGCCGATGCCCGCGCCCCCGCGCGGCCAGGCCAGCGACAGCGCGCGCCTCGCCCGGACCTTCTCCCGCGCCCTGCGCGCCGACGGCTTCAAGGCCGAGGCCTCCCGCTCCGACTACTACGTCCTCAAGAACCCCGCCGCGCCGAGCGTGCTCATCGAGCTCGGCTACCTCAACAACCCCGACGAGGCGGCCAAGCTCGTCGACGGCGCCTACCAGGACAGGATGGTCGACAGCCTGGCCAAGGCGATCGAGGAATATGCGACCGCGCGTTCCCTCCGGGTCGATATTCCCGTCGCGACTAAAGTCGCCGTCAAGCGCTGA
- a CDS encoding asparaginase: MKALVVVTGGTFDKEYDELRGTLSFGATHLPEMLKLGRCLLNTRILRLMMKDSLFMTAADRRRILAACRKAPESRIVITHGTDTMAETAAVLGRGLQGKTVVLTGAMRPYRFGSSDGLFNLGSALSFAQALPPGVYVAMNGLVFAWDDVRKDRRRGVFTRQKAHPR; encoded by the coding sequence ATGAAGGCGCTCGTCGTCGTGACCGGCGGGACCTTCGACAAGGAATACGACGAGCTGCGCGGCACCCTCTCCTTCGGCGCGACCCACCTTCCCGAGATGCTCAAGCTCGGCCGCTGTCTCCTCAACACCCGCATCCTCCGCCTGATGATGAAGGACAGCCTGTTCATGACCGCCGCCGACCGCCGGCGCATCCTCGCGGCGTGCCGCAAGGCGCCGGAGAGCCGCATCGTGATCACGCACGGCACCGACACCATGGCCGAGACCGCCGCCGTCCTCGGCCGCGGCCTCCAGGGCAAGACCGTCGTCCTCACGGGCGCCATGCGCCCCTACCGCTTCGGCTCCTCGGACGGCCTGTTCAACCTCGGCTCCGCTTTGTCCTTCGCCCAGGCCCTCCCGCCCGGCGTGTACGTCGCCATGAACGGCCTCGTCTTCGCCTGGGACGACGTGCGCAAGGACCGCCGCCGCGGCGTCTTCACCCGCCAAAAGGCCCATCCGCGCTGA
- a CDS encoding PA0069 family radical SAM protein, whose translation MRFDFVRESPAKLKGKTVHYLRVRGGLPEHLRFFRLTEPAIARKRDIAGQAVKSSARLEVAAIEPLGRDLTLWDISTGTEDFIANGVVSHNCYARPYHEYLGLSSGLDFETMIFVKEDAPRLLAAELAKKTWEPETIALGGVTDVYQPIERKLKITRGCLEVMADARQPCGLVTKNALVTRDIDVFQELTRHAGVRVLISLTTLDGELARRMEPRASAPPARLAAMRELTKAGVQVGVMAAPMILGLNDHELPALLEAAADAGASMAGYVPLRLPHHLGTLFDDWLAQNYPDRRAKVLNQIRSLRGGELNDPRFGTRMRGEGIFAEHLSKLFALTCRRLGLNRKSQPPMERGNFRRPLGDQLRLI comes from the coding sequence ATGCGCTTTGATTTTGTCCGGGAGTCCCCCGCGAAGTTGAAGGGCAAGACGGTGCATTATCTTCGTGTCCGGGGCGGACTTCCGGAGCATCTGCGGTTCTTTCGGCTCACGGAGCCGGCCATCGCGAGAAAGCGCGATATCGCAGGTCAAGCCGTCAAGTCGTCGGCGAGGCTTGAGGTCGCGGCAATCGAGCCGTTGGGGCGGGATTTGACTTTGTGGGATATCAGCACCGGAACCGAGGACTTCATCGCGAACGGCGTTGTCAGCCACAATTGCTACGCCCGGCCCTATCACGAGTACCTCGGCTTGTCGTCGGGGCTCGACTTCGAGACGATGATCTTCGTCAAAGAGGACGCGCCCCGGCTTCTCGCCGCCGAGCTGGCGAAGAAGACCTGGGAGCCGGAGACGATCGCGCTCGGCGGGGTCACCGACGTCTATCAGCCCATCGAGCGCAAGCTCAAGATCACGCGCGGCTGCCTGGAGGTGATGGCGGACGCGCGACAGCCGTGCGGCCTCGTCACGAAGAACGCCTTGGTGACGCGGGACATCGACGTCTTCCAGGAGTTGACGCGGCACGCCGGCGTGCGCGTGCTGATCTCGCTGACGACGCTCGACGGCGAGCTGGCCCGGCGCATGGAGCCGCGGGCCTCGGCGCCGCCGGCGCGGCTGGCGGCGATGCGCGAGCTGACGAAGGCGGGGGTGCAGGTCGGCGTGATGGCCGCGCCGATGATCTTAGGGCTCAACGACCACGAGCTGCCGGCTTTGCTCGAGGCGGCGGCCGACGCGGGCGCCTCGATGGCGGGCTACGTGCCGCTGAGGCTTCCCCATCATCTCGGGACTTTGTTCGACGACTGGCTCGCGCAGAACTACCCCGACCGGCGGGCCAAGGTGCTCAACCAGATCAGGAGCCTGCGCGGCGGGGAGCTCAACGACCCGCGGTTCGGCACGCGCATGCGCGGCGAGGGGATCTTCGCGGAGCACCTGTCCAAGCTCTTCGCGCTGACGTGCAGGCGTCTGGGGCTGAACCGAAAGAGCCAGCCGCCTATGGAGCGGGGGAATTTCCGCAGGCCGCTGGGCGATCAGCTGAGGCTGATCTAG